One Gimesia aquarii DNA segment encodes these proteins:
- the gltX gene encoding glutamate--tRNA ligase: MSTVRTRFAPSPTGYMHIGGMRTALFNWLWARHNGGQFILRIDDTDQERNLSEALDPILQAFKWLGLNWDEGPEVGGDNGPYFQSERNDLYRSAVDQLLTEGKAYRCYVPTGEIPLDRDEKLGFMRQRPSLKLSQNELDQYVAEERPFVVRLMVPHDQKVQIEDAVRGYVEFDTNLMIDPVIMRANGTPLYNLASVIDDAQMKITHVIRAEEHLSNTPVQVLIFQALGYELPQFAHIPFVAAPGGKEKLSKRKLDKYRKSPQFKKMFDKAEAVFPRIGLENAGGLDPVMVEYYEKIGYLPEAILNALSRLGWSLDDKTEIMSMDTIIENFTLDRIVKSAAGLDPDKLLSFQSHWMNQLSMDEKVERCSPFLEKAGLVQDASAPETKQRISQVIIGMEDRLKIASDILDFDEFFVADDQLVYDAKAFKKRIKKSAEAVTLLEKLKEKLAQASDFNAEALDQLLHDFVEQEGVGMGQIIHALRVAVSGKGTGIGMFDCLAILGKESCIQRIDRAISLSQSE, translated from the coding sequence ATGAGTACCGTTCGAACCCGTTTTGCCCCTAGTCCAACAGGCTACATGCATATTGGAGGTATGCGGACTGCTTTATTTAACTGGCTCTGGGCACGGCACAACGGTGGGCAATTTATTCTTCGCATCGACGACACTGATCAGGAACGCAATCTGTCGGAAGCGCTCGATCCCATTCTACAAGCATTTAAATGGTTGGGACTGAATTGGGATGAAGGACCCGAAGTGGGAGGCGACAACGGTCCTTACTTTCAGTCCGAGCGAAATGACCTTTATCGGTCCGCCGTCGATCAACTATTGACGGAAGGCAAAGCCTATCGGTGTTATGTTCCGACTGGAGAGATCCCATTAGATCGGGATGAAAAACTCGGATTCATGCGACAAAGACCCTCATTGAAGTTGTCACAGAATGAACTAGATCAATATGTTGCAGAAGAACGACCCTTTGTCGTGAGACTGATGGTTCCCCACGATCAAAAAGTACAAATCGAAGATGCCGTTCGTGGGTATGTGGAATTTGATACTAATCTGATGATCGATCCCGTCATTATGCGGGCCAATGGGACGCCTCTTTATAATCTGGCGAGTGTGATTGACGACGCGCAAATGAAGATCACACATGTGATTCGTGCGGAAGAACATCTTTCAAACACACCAGTGCAGGTTTTGATTTTCCAGGCATTGGGTTATGAATTGCCACAGTTTGCTCATATTCCGTTTGTGGCAGCACCCGGTGGAAAAGAAAAACTGAGTAAACGAAAGCTCGATAAATATCGTAAGAGTCCCCAGTTCAAAAAGATGTTTGATAAAGCAGAAGCTGTCTTTCCACGGATTGGTCTGGAAAATGCCGGAGGCCTTGATCCTGTGATGGTCGAATATTATGAGAAGATTGGCTATCTTCCCGAAGCAATCTTAAATGCGCTCTCCCGATTGGGCTGGTCTTTAGACGATAAGACCGAAATTATGTCGATGGACACGATTATCGAGAACTTTACCCTCGATCGCATTGTCAAATCTGCTGCAGGCCTTGATCCGGACAAACTGCTCAGTTTTCAATCACATTGGATGAATCAATTATCCATGGATGAAAAAGTAGAGCGCTGCAGTCCTTTTCTGGAAAAAGCAGGTTTGGTTCAAGACGCGAGTGCTCCCGAAACCAAACAAAGGATCAGCCAGGTGATTATCGGGATGGAAGATCGTTTGAAAATCGCCAGTGACATTCTGGACTTCGATGAATTTTTTGTTGCCGACGATCAACTGGTGTATGATGCAAAAGCGTTCAAAAAACGAATTAAAAAATCAGCAGAAGCAGTTACTCTGTTAGAAAAACTGAAAGAAAAGTTAGCCCAGGCCAGCGACTTTAATGCGGAGGCATTAGACCAACTGTTGCACGACTTCGTGGAACAGGAAGGGGTTGGTATGGGGCAGATTATTCATGCGTTACGTGTGGCCGTCAGTGGAAAAGGGACGGGAATCGGCATGTTTGATTGTCTGGCAATTCTAGGGAAAGAGAGTTGCATTCAGCGAATTGATCGTGCGATTTCTCTCAGTCAGAGTGAGTAA
- a CDS encoding DNA polymerase ligase N-terminal domain-containing protein yields the protein MRQFVILRHDHPQLHWDLMLEEESVLKTWRLNEPPAIDPTSDESSIDLVAEVLPDHRLVYLDYEGPVSGDRGEVQQWDRGTFSLLERSDDSIVALLTGEELAGRVTLKKTDQENQWSFNYTAFF from the coding sequence ATGAGACAATTTGTCATACTTCGCCATGACCATCCTCAATTGCATTGGGACCTGATGTTGGAAGAAGAAAGCGTGCTTAAAACCTGGCGTCTCAATGAGCCACCAGCCATTGATCCGACATCGGATGAATCGTCAATCGATCTGGTTGCCGAAGTGCTGCCCGATCATCGGCTGGTTTATCTGGATTACGAGGGACCAGTCTCTGGAGATCGTGGTGAGGTTCAGCAGTGGGACCGCGGTACGTTTTCACTTCTGGAACGGAGCGATGATTCAATTGTGGCATTGTTAACAGGAGAAGAACTGGCGGGACGGGTCACACTCAAAAAAACGGACCAGGAAAACCAGTGGTCGTTCAATTACACCGCGTTTTTTTAA